The Pirellulales bacterium genome has a window encoding:
- a CDS encoding YbaB/EbfC family nucleoid-associated protein produces the protein MLGAFGNLTSLIKQAKQLEGRLAGVGEELRTKRAIGVAGGGLVELEVNGLEEVLRCKIDPSLLSGGDTELLEDLVCAAANQAIVKAKQLHSDAMRNLAGGFGLPALDDALAKAGRTKDEPS, from the coding sequence ATGTTGGGAGCGTTTGGAAACCTTACTTCCTTGATCAAACAGGCCAAGCAGCTCGAAGGCCGGCTGGCCGGCGTGGGCGAAGAGCTGCGCACCAAGCGGGCCATCGGCGTGGCGGGCGGTGGGCTGGTCGAACTGGAGGTCAACGGCCTGGAAGAAGTCCTGCGATGCAAGATCGATCCCAGCCTGCTTTCGGGCGGAGACACCGAACTGCTGGAAGACCTGGTCTGCGCCGCCGCCAACCAGGCGATCGTCAAGGCCAAGCAGTTGCACTCCGACGCCATGCGCAATCTGGCCGGGGGCTTCGGGCTGCCGGCTCTCGACGACGCCTTGGCCAAGGCCGGAAGGACGAAGGACGAGCCATCGTGA
- the recR gene encoding recombination mediator RecR, translating into MTLLTESVTKLVDEFAKLPGIGKKSAERLAYHVLRVHKNEALALADAIRNVKENVRYCRTCYNLAEGEECAVCRDPRRDRTLLCVVEQPRDLMALEQAASFRGLYHVLLGRIAPLEGIGPDQLTIAALVERVRSGSFREIIMGTNPTLEGDGTALYIANQLEGVPVEITRLARGITTGSVLEFANKEILADALAGRQKF; encoded by the coding sequence GTGACCTTGCTGACGGAATCCGTCACGAAGTTGGTTGACGAGTTTGCCAAGCTGCCGGGCATCGGAAAGAAATCGGCCGAGCGGCTGGCGTACCACGTGTTGCGGGTACACAAGAATGAAGCTTTGGCGTTGGCGGATGCGATCCGCAATGTGAAAGAAAACGTGCGATATTGCCGCACGTGCTACAACCTGGCGGAAGGCGAAGAGTGCGCCGTCTGTCGCGATCCACGGCGCGATCGAACGCTGCTCTGCGTGGTGGAGCAACCCCGCGATTTGATGGCGCTGGAGCAGGCGGCCAGTTTCCGCGGGTTGTATCACGTTTTGTTGGGCCGCATCGCGCCGCTGGAAGGCATCGGGCCGGACCAATTGACCATCGCCGCGTTGGTCGAGCGGGTCCGCTCCGGATCGTTTCGAGAGATCATTATGGGCACGAATCCGACGTTGGAAGGCGACGGCACGGCCCTTTATATAGCGAATCAACTCGAGGGCGTACCGGTGGAGATCACCCGCCTGGCTCGCGGAATCACGACCGGCAGCGTGCTAGAGTTTGCAAACAAGGAGATTCTGGCCGACGCGTTGGCCGGAAGACAAAAGTTTTAG